CACACCTTGAGAACAAAACATTTTAAGACAGTCCTTCTATTTAAATGTTAGGGCCAGTACAATAATTCCAGTGGCCAAGCTGCATTCTGCGAAGCTGCATACTGCGAGCTTTATCTGCCTTAATAAATGTCAATAAATGCCTCTGCGTTTTATGGTGCTCTTGAATTTCATTGTTGCATTATCCAGATCATGATACAATTTAAGTCACCTTCTTCCTCTGAAACAGAATGGCTCCCCCTCTGAAGGAACCTCAGAATGTTCGTTCTAAGTGTGATTTCAGACTGGTCGGAGGGCACACACTGAACCAGCATTCCTCGGGCCGGTGGTTCCTGAGGAGTCAGCAACCTTGAATTCACTCAGGTACTGAAGAGAAAAAGACCCAGTGAGCTCAGGAACCATTAATTCATCCCTCGTTTACATCTTTGTATCTGTAAAGAACAAATTCCTATTATTTTAATCCTTGTAGATTTTAAGGTCAGAAGATAATTCTGTGACTATTTGAAACATCCACATGAGcccaacatttgtcagaaacctaAGAGTTAAATAATCACAGGTGACTTGCTACGTTCCAGGCTGGGATATCTGCAGAAAATTCTAACTTTCTTTTTTGCTCATAAAATGACTTTAGAATGCCAAGTATCTTAAGGCCTAAAATACGTAAGTCGCGTGTATTTCTCTGATGTTTTGATTACATTTTCAAAAGGATGAATCTTGAACTATTTCAGACCTCGGATCTTGGTGTCAGCTACCCATGAAagttaagaatatttaaaaatcttaatacattttaattactcATATTTATACATCTGACCGGAGAATAAGAAAACCGAGTCAGCAAAACCTAAGATGTTTACAAAGCAAGACCCAGGTTGGTGCTGCCAGCTCCGCCTCTCCAGAGCCCTGGGGGATGGCCCTGGGCGCGCCTGGGAGGATGATCCTGACAGGTTAATTGAAGAGGAAGGCCTGGGTTAGCAGTGTGCAGGGCCCTTCCCTAGGCAGGGGTCCTGGACTGCGTTAGGTGGAAAAAGCCCGCAGAGCAGTACCGTTGGCTGCTCTATTCCCAGCTGCAGATGTGTGAGACCAGCTGTCTGGacctcccctccctgctctggGACCCTTCAGCTGCAGGCAGAGTAAGCACTCCCCTTTAGGTCCCGTTTGCCAGGGCATGTAATCACAGGACCGGGAAAAGAAACTGTGACAGGCCAGGAAAACTACTTCTGCTAAGAGCTTACAGCAAATGACTCCTGTTACATACAAAGAAACCAGCGAGACCTTTATTTAGACAAATGAACAGGGTGTGAAGACAGGTCACACAAAAGCAGAGAAACTTTAGCGACAATGTATAAAATCCTGAACAATGGTGCTGCTAGATGTTACAGCCCCGGGACCACAAGTTCTTACTGCTTCCCCTAAAATAACCACACGACGAAAGCAGTTTAAATGAATAAGTACAGAGATGTGACAGGTCTACTCATGAAGACTAAATGCGCCCAGATAAAATCGTACGAAAAGTCAAAAGAGCATAGGTACCTGAATTATGtaaataaagaggaaaacatAATATAAAACTTTACCATAACACTCATATTTTTCTGTCTCATACTAAGAATtagcttttaaatttaaaaacatttcattcctttgtttttttatgtgtgtaggggtgggcatgagtgtgtgcacactaCAGAGTGGCTGTAGAGAACTTGCTAGGGTAGGTCTCAACATAGGTCACCAGGGATCAAAACTCAAGTCACGGATCTTGGGgccacctgctgagccatctcgcctgCCCAGAACTAACttcaacatttttattaaaagtgTTGCCAGTATGCTAAGAATGCCCTGTTGAAGCACCTAACTGTTTATATTAGGCTTACATTACATCAACCACAATCTGCCTATTTAAAACGTTTACCTCTAAAAaggtatgaaaatataaaaacttatattttatgaaatatttaataaatcttCTTTTTGAAAATATACTTTAGTCAATGAAGGAAGCCTCGAATATTGTCACAGCTGCACAATGCATTATACATTCCTGTAGGAGCCAGTGGCATCTGTGTGCCTGGAATCTCTGCACTTGGGTAGACAGGAGGCGCCTTGGCTATGGAATGAGTGAGGCCATCAGCATTAAGTCTGTATCTTTTAAAGTGATTGTTCTGTGTGTGGAGGCATGTGTGCTCACGGGCCCGcaaggccagaagggggcgctgGGCTCCTTGGGGCGGAAGTAGCAAGAGGCGCCTGAGGCGGGCAGATGCAGGACCTACACGCGTGCCTGCTGGACAGGCAGCAAGTCCATGCCTCTCAGCTCCAGTATCCAGGATCCTTGTCTTCAAGGACCCAAAACACACAATCAATGAATAGATACTCCCATAACAAAACAATGAAGCACTCATAAAATTTGCTGTTTTAAAACGTGATCATAGTCTTAGTAACTACAGAAACCATGTCACTGGATCAGGGTTCCCCAGTCACAGAGAGGCACGAAAGAACAGGCAGGAGAACATTTTAATTCAAGATaaattctttatattctaaaaagaaaatcacatttctAGTGCTTTGATTTCATGTGGCTGTCCACAGAACAGCTGCCACGGTACACAGTGACAGGAGCTGAGCTCTGCCGAGAAGACGATCTGAAACGAATTACGCCATTTACATTCTGCCAGTGGCCGAGGCAGAAGTTTGTGCATTTACAGATATTTATCGGGAAAACGTATTCATTTTCAAGATCTAAGAAACACAGTCGCAGATGACCACAGGCCGCCAGCGCTTCCCAGCGGCACACGCACACAGGACAGCTCAACACTGAGCACTTCAGATACATTCAGAGAATTTCACAACAGTGaaggcccctcccccatctaaGCAAAGAGAGTCTGACACAAGTGGAATCTGTAGCTCAGACTTCACGCTTCTGTAGTTAAAATACTAACTTTTTCACAGGAAAAAGACTAAGGGGAGATCAAATTCAGAAAACTTATTTATCTGAATCCAATCAGATCCATCATCCAGAGACATTAAGATATcttgcaaagaactcaagaagtataTGGGCATTCCTGGGTCAGGATACACACCAACCGGGAAACGATCGTCCCAGGCCAGGCTCAAAGTGTCTTCGCTGTgtcatcctctctctctgtctccctgagaGTTATATATCCACAGCTTAAAACCTGGTCACTGGAGTTCTCGGATCTTGATTTCTTAGACGTCAGCTCCTCTGGCAGAAGGGTCGACGTGCAGGCCTCCAGGGACCGTGCGATGTCATCGATGGTCCATCTGTCCTCGGGGAGGGCGTGCTGTGCAAGCGTAAAGGGCCCCTGTTTGGTGCGGGTCAGCTCCAGCACACTGGCACAAGAAGAGAGTTCTACAGCACCCAAAAGGAAAAACCACAAAGTGAGCGGTGACTTCACGATCCTCCTCAGGCTTCCAGTCAACAGAACTCACCTCTGACCTCCCAGGATGCCAGCCCAGCAGAGCCCAGAGCCTGGGGTAAGTCAATGCTTAAACAGGAAAGATAGTTTAGGGCTCTAAACTTACACCTGTTTCCCCTACTTGGCCTTTGAAGCCAGTCCAGGACATAAATATTCCCATTACTCTGCAAATAGGGTAATGTGACCTGTCCACTGTCATGTGACCAGGGAACAGTAGGGGCAGAGCTGGAGTTTTCTGGGTTTGTAAGATTGTAGCTCctagctgtttgtttgtttgttttttaaaatctgtatcaatgtaaataatttttagaaggataaatcttttctttttctcatctctACTTTGAGTTAAAATGCTTTTTACTTGAAAAGTGTGGGCTCTCCACCTGATCTCACTGTGTTCATCTTCTGCCCCTATCTCCCTGTTCCCTCTCCATTACCAGCTCCTCGAGGCCCCCGCTGGGGCTCAGAAGTGCACGCTATAAACCCACAACGCGTCGGAGCTAAAAGCAGCAGCTCGGCTCCTCTGCCAGTCCCTCgggaaaatgaaaaacagaaatttcCCTCTCCCATCAGAAAGGAGCATTACCCtctaaatggtggctcacaattcaCTCTCTGCTTACCTTTGCCAATGTCACTGACCAGGCTTCGGATGTAAAAGCCTCCTCCGCATTCAACATCTGGAAGGTTAGCAGTGCTGTGGTGAGAGGCTGACCTCCTGAGAGCCCCACTTTACATAAAAACGACCCTCTTCGACACATGTAAAAATGGCTATGCAAACAATTGAGCCATAAAATATTTATGTGCTACGCCATAAATTATTCATCCAGCAGCATATGTGTTTGTGAGATTCAGAAGTCTGAGTGTGGAATAGGCGGAAAGTCATGAACACATTTTAAATTATCTGGTAAGCTGCACCACGTTAATACCTCAGCCTTGTTCATTTAATGGGTTGGAAACAGAAATCCCAGCTCTGCTCTCATGAGCTAGAGATGCTAAAAAGAATATCTTTAAATTGTACACTTTGTTCATTTACTATGCCTGAAATGGTCAGCAATCTCAGCTTTCCTTTCGTGAGCATAGGTTTCTTAAATACCTTCAGATTTTATAACATTTGGGAAAAAAATATAACCAAACACCAACCAAAAATCCCTTTGCCAATGAGAAGAACTGTGCGTGGGGTGGTACACTACACGGAGTGAGTCCTGTGTACTTAACATGTTTCCTTGGAAATATTTCCCAAAAAAAGCATAAGcaaagcataaaataaatctaagccGCTGCCCCAGCCGTGGAGCTGACCGCACGTCTGTCTCACAGTACACACTTGGTGGAAAGCAGGGCGGACAGCAAGTGCTCATCTGCACCCGAGTGGGGCGGCCGCGCACGCCACGCTCCTTGTTTGTTTCTAGTTGCATTTAAATTCTTTTCTACAGCTCACATCCGGGgcaactgaggcaggaagggggTAAAGCACCGAACAAAGCAGGGCTGTGCTGGCAACACCTACATGACACCCGACTCTGCAGAAGAAAGGCAGGCACCCTACAGTCAATACCGTGGGGCACGTCTCTGACTTACAGGCAGCCAGGAAGCCCTGACCCCTCGAATTTTATTGGCTCTGCCTAAGTGGAGTCTGCACTCTCATGGAATGAGTGGAATGGACCACTTGGTGGGTCTggggtgtgtttgtttatttgttttttgttttagttcatTTGTCAAGTCGTTTAGAATCAGGGAACATAAGACGGAGCCCTATTTTAACTGAACCAGCATCTGTAGGAACTTACTGTGTAACACAAGGAGATACTGTGATGgtggaggaaggaaaggctttggGAAACCCCATGGGAAAGGGATTCTGGTCACAGTTACTGTGAAATTATTTATGGATCAATTTCAGGAACCTGAGTACAAACaactttaaaattgtattaaCAAGTATTTTGGCTTTTTTAATTTACATCAAGTATGCATCACATATTCAAATTGACAACCTGAACTAAAACTGTAACCAGGTGTCCAACAATACTTTTGTCACATCAATAATTTGCAGTTCATGAAGAAGGGGCCAGCCGATAGAAATCAGTCTGCTTTTATAGACTCTTATCCCCAATTAACAAAAGGCTTTGTTTAAATGATCAATATTTActctaaaatgaaatatattaagaatgaaaaatgaaagaaaaagtatatgtaagataaaaactaagatttttttttaaaaaattatatttactttgtTACATGTGTGGTATTTACTTGTGCATATGTCTTGAGTACCGTGTGCCTCGTTCCCAAAGAGGTCAGAAGGTATAGGATCCCGAGACTGGAGTTacggagggttgtgagccaccatgtgggtgctgggagtcaaacccaggtcctctggaagagcagctagggctcctaactgctgagccatctctgcaggtcCAGACCCTAAAATCTTGAAAACATACATTCTCTACGTACTTCTCTAAAGAGATCCTAAGTATTTACTCCCCAGTATACAGTAAGACGATTGTAAGACATGAAACCCCACCCCTGCTCGTGCTGTCCCTCTAACAGTTACATTTACCCATGGAATCAAACCATAACTTTTCTTACATCCAAAAAGATTCAAGACCATAGCGAGCCATTCCAACTGTGTAAAATTAGCCAAACGCAAAGCGAAGATGCAGGCAAAGCAGACTGTCTCCCGTCTCACCTAGCGTGAAGAACGGCGGCTGGAACTCCAGGAGGGAGATGCTGTGGACGGTCACTGGCCTGGCCGGTCTGGCCTCAACCACTTTGCCCCTCTTCATTAGCGTTGAGAGTCTCTGTCCATCCTTCTTCAGCGCAGAATAGCTTGTgcgataaggagagagtgggaatGAGAAggtgaggggctgagggggaatcccagggatgaagggtgGTGAGCAGCTCCTCCCACTGGGAGCACTCCTGAAATCCAGCTAGTCTTTCCTCGTGATCTGCCCTTGTCTCGGGATGAAGTCCCGCGTATCTCTGAGACTGCTGTAGGCAGGGAGCAGCATCCACCTTTTTCTTTAACGTTCCTGGGGAAGACCTCATCAGATCCCTTCACTAGTCCCCAGCTCAGAGATAATTTCTCCCTAAAAAACGTCTCACTTGGAAAACGCCACAAACTTGTGAATAATGCCAAAGCAGTTCATATATGATGAACATATATTTAACTTAGTTTAACAAACAATTCAAACCTTTAATGCAGGTTTTACTGAAAGAGGCAAAAGTTTTATATTTGGGAAAAATCTTGAAGAAATCTAACTTCTAAAAGAACCATCAGCAGCACATCCTGATGCATCCTGTAGGTGTGCATGCGTTTCTGTCAAACAGCAATGTGCACACAGTGCTTCCACCTCCCAGTCACCTGCTGAGCTCCCAAGCACCAAGATGAAGGCGGCAAGGGGAGAGGCCTTTTGGAAGGTGTCCAGGTCAGAAACAGAGCCCTCATGGCAGGGGACGTTACCACAGATAAATGCCTTCATCTCTCTGCCTCAAGAAAGCAGGTGCTCACCAGCAAAACACTCTGCCAGTCCTGGACACAGCCTTCAAAACCACATGAAACAGCTTCCTAGTCTGTGGTGTTTTGTTATAGACAGATACTCTAGTGCACCCAGACAGGTGTGAGGGAATCTGTACTGTGTCCTTACAGAGTTGTAACTTTTATCTTTTGAATgtgctggagaggcggctcagcagctatctgttcttccagaggtcctccgtccacttcccagcaaccacacagtggctcacaaccacctgtcctGAGGTCTGATATGTACgctcttctggtatgcaggtgCATGTGCAGATAGGGCactcatatgtaaaataaataaataaataaacctgtaaaaagatttattaaaaaaattaaaatattctggGGCCAAACGGGCAGCACTTGGGACCCCGAGTCGCCAGTCTGTCACTCCTGCATAGTTACAGACTTTCACTGTAATTGGGGGACAGGGGGAACAGGGACTTCTCTGGACTCTGTCACTGCCCCGATGTCTACAGACAGACCTTGAAAAGCCAGTGAAACGGGATGCACAGAGGCAGGCTGTGCTACCAGCCAGCACAGAATGAAACACACCTTTCCTTGGGATCAGAGCCTAACACCCAGGCTGGATgggctcatctctctctctctttttttttttcttatacgcAACGACCACATTAAAACACAGCAAAAGAGAGCCCACTTTATTTTAACTCGTGGTTAACCAACAGAtgataaaattaaacataaattcAGTAACTGAACTTACAGGGGGGGTACTTGCATTATATTCCCAGTAAACTTCTGCAGAATGCCTTCGATATCTTCTTGTGTTATTTTATCTGCCAAAAACGAACCAAGGGAAGATGACAATGGCCACAGAGGCAACAGCCCCAACTGtgaaaagtcatttttttttcctaatgaaacACAaattacaggggctggagagacagcccagtggttaagagcactggctgtccttccagaggacctaagttaaattcccagcagccacccGGTGGTTCACATCGCTCTGTGATACTTGTCCTCATAGATCTGATGCCCTGCTCTGGCCGGAGAAGGCACAGGTACACGGTAGTGTAgacatatgtaggcaaaacatcttTATAAACAACTAAATGAAGACATTCAGAGATCTGCCAACTGCCATGCCAGGCCTTGAGGTGCTGCTGAGGAAAG
This portion of the Apodemus sylvaticus chromosome 1, mApoSyl1.1, whole genome shotgun sequence genome encodes:
- the Trub1 gene encoding pseudouridylate synthase TRUB1 isoform X1, with protein sequence MAAAEIEVVSPVILDTSPDTLGSSAASVATEVAAAARTGSQAQVSKAALAAKLMSLSGVFAVHKPKGPTSAELLNRLKEKLLAEAGMPSPERNKRQKQTLKVGHGGTLDSAAQGVLVVGIGRGTKMLTSMLSGSKRYIAIGELGKATDTLDSTGKVTEEKPYDKITQEDIEGILQKFTGNIMQVPPLYSALKKDGQRLSTLMKRGKVVEARPARPVTVHSISLLEFQPPFFTLDVECGGGFYIRSLVSDIGKELSSCASVLELTRTKQGPFTLAQHALPEDRWTIDDIARSLEACTSTLLPEELTSKKSRSENSSDQVLSCGYITLRETEREDDTAKTL